The Bryobacteraceae bacterium genome includes a window with the following:
- the folD gene encoding bifunctional protein FolD, with amino-acid sequence MARILDGKAVQQQILDELKPRIAALAACRRPPGLVAILVGENPASQLYVSSKVKTCRELGMHSEELRLPDSITTEELLGHIEHFNQRVDIDGILVQMPLPKHVDSRAVLLAIRPEKDVDGFHPFNVGQLVANAPAPRACTPAGVMELLRRSEIPIVGAEAVIVGRSDIVGKPMAFMLLHAHATVTICHSKTRDLPAVCRRADILIAAMGKPAFITAEFIRPGAVVVDVGINRITDRAEAERIARGAPAKLAAFEKNGSVLVGDVHPGDVAALAEAYTPVPGGVGPLTIAMLMANTVECAERRLL; translated from the coding sequence ATGGCCCGCATTCTCGACGGAAAGGCCGTTCAGCAGCAGATCCTCGATGAACTGAAGCCCCGAATCGCCGCTCTTGCCGCCTGCCGCCGTCCGCCGGGGCTCGTCGCCATCCTCGTCGGCGAAAACCCGGCCAGCCAGCTCTACGTCTCGAGCAAAGTGAAGACCTGCCGCGAACTCGGCATGCACAGCGAGGAGCTGCGCCTGCCGGACTCGATCACTACGGAAGAACTGCTCGGCCACATCGAACACTTCAACCAGCGTGTCGACATCGACGGCATCCTCGTCCAGATGCCTCTGCCGAAGCACGTGGACTCGCGCGCCGTGCTCCTCGCCATCCGCCCCGAGAAAGACGTCGACGGCTTCCACCCGTTCAACGTCGGCCAGCTCGTCGCCAACGCGCCCGCTCCGCGCGCCTGTACGCCGGCGGGAGTCATGGAGCTGCTCAGGCGCTCGGAAATCCCCATCGTCGGCGCGGAAGCCGTCATCGTCGGCCGTTCCGACATCGTGGGCAAGCCGATGGCCTTCATGCTTCTTCACGCCCACGCCACCGTCACCATCTGCCACTCGAAAACGCGCGATCTGCCCGCAGTCTGCCGCCGCGCCGACATCCTCATCGCCGCCATGGGCAAGCCCGCTTTCATTACCGCGGAATTCATCCGTCCCGGCGCCGTGGTCGTCGACGTCGGCATCAATCGCATCACGGACCGCGCCGAAGCGGAACGCATCGCCCGCGGCGCGCCCGCCAAGCTCGCTGCGTTCGAAAAAAACGGCAGCGTTCTCGTCGGCGACGTCCACCCCGGCGACGTGGCCGCCCTGGCCGAAGCCTACACTCCCGTCCCCGGCGGAGTCGGTCCGCTCACTATCGCCATGCTGATGGCGAATACGGTCGAGTGCGCCGAGCGCCGCCTCCTCTGA
- the coaE gene encoding dephospho-CoA kinase, whose product MLRVGLTGGLASGKSFVGEALASLGCHLLKADELGHQLLQPGTQVYEKVVEAFGPGILDSEGRIVRRALAALVFENPEKLALLNSLVHPAVIEEEERWMQRIAASDPHGIAIVEAAILIETGSYKRFDKIILAVCSDEQQIARAMKRDGLTREEALARLQRQMPLDEKRKFADFIIDTSGEKEKTLAQVRRLHEDLRRLAS is encoded by the coding sequence ATGCTGCGCGTCGGCCTCACGGGCGGTCTCGCCTCCGGCAAAAGCTTCGTCGGCGAAGCGCTCGCCTCGCTCGGCTGCCATCTGCTCAAGGCCGACGAGCTCGGCCACCAGCTGCTCCAGCCCGGAACTCAGGTCTACGAAAAAGTGGTCGAGGCCTTCGGCCCCGGCATCCTCGACTCCGAAGGCCGCATCGTCCGCCGCGCCCTGGCCGCTCTCGTCTTCGAGAACCCTGAAAAACTCGCGCTGTTGAATTCCCTCGTCCATCCGGCCGTCATTGAAGAAGAGGAGCGCTGGATGCAGCGGATCGCGGCGTCCGATCCGCATGGCATCGCCATTGTCGAGGCCGCTATATTGATAGAGACTGGAAGCTACAAGCGGTTCGACAAAATTATCCTCGCCGTCTGCTCCGACGAGCAGCAGATTGCGCGGGCAATGAAGCGTGATGGGCTCACGCGCGAGGAGGCGCTGGCTCGCCTCCAGCGCCAGATGCCCCTTGATGAAAAGCGCAAATTCGCCGACTTCATCATCGATACGTCCGGCGAAAAGGAAAAAACCCTTGCGCAGGTCAGGCGCCTGCACGAAGATCTGCGGAGACTGGCTTCATGA
- a CDS encoding serine protease produces MKPRILLLAALFLGGFFLGMAVLKRGGAPARFISNASAPLWSGPSVAQGAGLGQDELNNIDIYKRAHEATVNITSTVYRQNWFLEIYPSRESGSGFFIDNQGRILTNNHVVSGRAPEIMVTLFDGRKYRASVLYRDPANDLALLKIEPRGQLKFLPLGDSDALQVGQKVLAIGNPFGLQGTLTTGIVSSLGRDIADESGRELQGMIQTDAAINPGNSGGPLLDSSGNVIGINTAIYGPGANIGIGFAMPINRAKTMIEDYQANRRYGRPRLGVDVIYVRGDLAEELGLPAEGGLLIQNVAPGSAAEAAGLRGARRAVVIANYQIGIGGDLIMAIDGKPVDRLDALSRALARKRPGDKVELTLFRNGKRVNVTVTLGEAPTL; encoded by the coding sequence ATGAAACCGAGAATCCTTCTTCTGGCCGCCCTCTTCCTCGGCGGCTTCTTCCTCGGCATGGCGGTGCTGAAGCGCGGCGGTGCGCCCGCCCGCTTCATCAGCAATGCGTCGGCCCCCCTCTGGTCCGGCCCGTCCGTGGCGCAGGGCGCGGGCCTCGGCCAGGACGAGCTCAACAACATCGACATCTACAAGCGAGCCCACGAGGCCACCGTCAACATTACTTCCACCGTCTACCGCCAGAACTGGTTCCTCGAAATCTACCCTTCCCGCGAATCCGGCTCCGGCTTCTTCATTGACAACCAGGGCCGCATCCTCACGAACAACCACGTCGTCAGCGGCCGCGCGCCCGAAATCATGGTCACGCTCTTCGACGGCCGCAAATACCGCGCCAGCGTGCTCTACCGCGACCCGGCCAACGACCTCGCCCTGCTGAAAATCGAGCCCCGCGGCCAGCTCAAGTTCCTTCCCCTCGGCGACAGCGACGCGCTGCAGGTCGGCCAGAAGGTTCTCGCCATCGGCAACCCCTTCGGCCTCCAGGGAACTCTCACGACAGGCATCGTCTCCTCCCTCGGCCGCGACATCGCCGACGAGTCCGGCCGCGAACTGCAGGGCATGATTCAGACCGACGCCGCCATCAACCCCGGCAACTCCGGCGGTCCGCTCCTCGACTCCAGCGGCAACGTCATCGGCATCAACACGGCCATCTACGGCCCCGGCGCCAACATCGGCATCGGCTTCGCCATGCCCATCAACCGCGCCAAAACGATGATCGAGGACTATCAGGCCAACCGCCGCTACGGCCGTCCGCGCCTCGGCGTCGATGTCATCTACGTCCGCGGCGATCTTGCCGAAGAACTCGGCCTGCCCGCCGAAGGCGGCCTGCTGATCCAGAATGTCGCCCCGGGCTCCGCGGCGGAAGCCGCCGGCCTGCGCGGGGCGCGCCGCGCCGTCGTCATCGCCAACTACCAGATCGGCATCGGCGGCGACCTCATCATGGCCATCGACGGCAAGCCAGTCGACCGCCTCGACGCGCTCTCCCGCGCCCTCGCCCGCAAGCGTCCCGGTGATAAAGTGGAACTCACGCTCTTCCGCAACGGCAAGCGCGTGAACGTCACCGTCACTCTCGGGGAGGCGCCTACGCTATGA
- a CDS encoding TetR family transcriptional regulator, which yields MPESQRPRDSQKTRRAILDAAARLLARDGFQRFGISAVAREAGVDKVLIYRYFGGAEELLRALASEGGLFPALDQLLPAALSGSPRALARHALLEYARWLRRHPYALALFRWELLESNHLTAALAACREDFARSLLARLPVDPSIDLPALAAILAAGVTLLALRTGSSSTFCDVPLASDADWRRIEDALTLLVDSVLPDQLESAGSHAAAQK from the coding sequence GTGCCTGAATCGCAACGCCCCCGCGACAGTCAGAAAACCCGCCGGGCCATCCTCGACGCCGCCGCCCGGCTGCTGGCCCGCGACGGGTTTCAGCGTTTCGGCATCTCCGCTGTCGCCCGGGAAGCCGGCGTGGACAAGGTTCTCATCTACCGCTATTTCGGCGGCGCCGAGGAACTCCTCCGCGCTCTCGCTTCGGAAGGCGGTCTCTTCCCCGCTCTGGATCAGCTCCTGCCTGCCGCTCTGTCAGGCTCGCCCCGGGCGCTGGCCCGCCATGCGCTCCTCGAGTACGCCCGCTGGCTCCGCCGCCATCCTTACGCGCTGGCTCTGTTCCGTTGGGAGCTCCTCGAATCCAATCACCTCACGGCCGCCCTCGCCGCATGCCGCGAGGACTTCGCCCGCTCCCTGCTCGCCCGTCTTCCCGTCGATCCCTCGATCGACCTGCCCGCGTTGGCCGCCATTCTCGCCGCCGGCGTCACTCTCCTCGCCCTGCGGACCGGTTCCAGCAGCACGTTCTGCGATGTTCCTCTGGCGAGCGATGCCGACTGGCGCCGCATCGAAGACGCCCTGACGCTGCTCGTCGACTCGGTCTTGCCGGATCAGCTGGAATCCGCGGGCAGCCACGCCGCAGCGCAGAAGTAG
- a CDS encoding acetyl-CoA hydrolase, giving the protein MPSFPFPILTAEEAAEMIPHGATIGFSGFTPAGAAKAIPRALAEKAKREHAAGRPFKVGVLTGASTGPSLDGALAEAEAISFRTPYMSNATLRKQINTGQVRFVDMHLSLLPQFVRYGYLGPIHFAVVEAADLTPGGGVVLSTSVGATNTYLRLAEKVLIELNAKHPPALLGMHDIFEPADPPTRQEIPIYDPADRIGSPICVVDPAKIAGVVLTDLEDESSPFEPPTEVTEKIGQNVADFLVGEMRAGRIPKTFLPLQSGVGNIANAVLGALGRHPEVPDFVMYTEVLQDSVIPLLESGRCRFASTCSLTLSPEAMRKVTSNLDFFRHRILMRPQEITNHPEIVRRLGIISMNTAIEVDLGGNVNSTHVMGKTMMNGIGGSGDFTRNAYLSIFSCPSTAKGGKISTIVPLCSHMDHSEHSVQVVATEYGVADLRGRDPHERARLIIETCAHPDYREQLRDYLRMVKEGHEPLSLSLGLSMHRAFLRHGDMRNINWEEYR; this is encoded by the coding sequence ATGCCCTCTTTTCCCTTTCCCATCCTCACCGCGGAAGAAGCCGCGGAGATGATTCCGCATGGCGCGACGATCGGATTCAGCGGATTCACGCCGGCAGGCGCGGCGAAGGCGATTCCGCGGGCGCTGGCGGAAAAAGCGAAGCGCGAACACGCCGCGGGGCGGCCGTTCAAGGTGGGCGTGCTGACGGGCGCGTCGACGGGGCCGAGCCTGGACGGGGCTCTGGCGGAGGCCGAGGCGATCAGTTTCCGCACGCCGTACATGTCGAACGCGACGCTGCGCAAGCAGATCAACACGGGGCAGGTGCGGTTTGTGGACATGCACCTGTCGCTGCTGCCGCAGTTCGTACGGTACGGATATCTGGGGCCGATTCATTTCGCGGTGGTGGAAGCGGCTGACCTGACGCCGGGCGGGGGTGTCGTGCTGTCAACGTCTGTGGGCGCCACGAACACGTACCTGCGGCTGGCGGAGAAAGTGCTGATCGAGCTGAACGCGAAGCATCCGCCAGCGCTGCTGGGCATGCACGACATCTTCGAGCCTGCGGACCCGCCGACGCGGCAGGAGATTCCGATCTACGACCCGGCAGACCGGATCGGCTCGCCGATCTGCGTGGTGGATCCGGCCAAGATCGCGGGAGTGGTGCTGACGGACCTGGAAGACGAGAGTTCGCCGTTCGAGCCGCCGACAGAGGTGACGGAGAAGATCGGGCAGAACGTGGCGGATTTTCTGGTGGGCGAGATGCGCGCCGGGAGGATTCCAAAGACATTCCTGCCCCTGCAGTCCGGCGTGGGCAACATCGCCAACGCGGTGCTGGGCGCGCTGGGGCGGCACCCTGAGGTGCCGGACTTCGTGATGTACACGGAGGTGTTGCAGGACTCGGTGATCCCGCTGCTGGAGAGCGGGCGCTGCCGGTTCGCTTCGACATGTTCGCTGACGCTGTCGCCGGAGGCGATGCGGAAGGTGACGTCGAACCTGGACTTTTTCCGCCACAGGATTCTGATGCGGCCGCAGGAGATCACGAACCACCCGGAGATCGTGCGGCGGCTCGGCATCATCAGCATGAACACGGCGATCGAGGTGGACCTGGGCGGGAACGTGAACTCGACGCACGTGATGGGCAAGACGATGATGAACGGCATCGGGGGCTCGGGCGACTTCACGCGCAACGCGTACCTGTCGATCTTCTCGTGTCCGTCGACGGCGAAGGGCGGGAAGATCTCGACGATCGTGCCGCTGTGCTCGCACATGGATCACTCCGAGCACTCCGTGCAGGTGGTGGCGACCGAGTATGGAGTGGCCGACCTGCGCGGGCGCGATCCGCACGAGAGGGCGCGGCTGATCATCGAGACGTGCGCGCATCCAGACTACCGGGAGCAGCTGCGGGACTATCTGCGGATGGTGAAGGAAGGGCACGAGCCGCTGTCGCTGTCGCTGGGGCTGTCGATGCACCGGGCGTTCCTGCGGCACGGGGACATGCGGAACATCAACTGGGAAGAATACCGGTAG
- a CDS encoding ATPase/protein kinase: protein MDHIVSQSGPATAPRRRRLPPQAYIDGILAGDRVMLARAITVIESELAADMDLAQEILEAVLPRTGNSRRVGITGVPGAGKSTLIDALGMHLVEERDEKTAVLSVDPSSPLSGGSILGDKTRMERLSQHPMAFIRPSPSRGHLGGVARRTRETMLLCEAAGFRNILVETVGVGQSETAVRSMTDFFLLVLVPGAGDELQGIKRGIMEMVDAIAINKADGDNRPRAEQARAEYAAALHLFPPAPGGWTPRALTCSALTGENIRALWELVLEHRALTKANGYFLERRRQQALDWMQELVHDGLMEMFERDPRVAARLPVLREEVRRGHISSFAAARQLLSLFGSSKE, encoded by the coding sequence ATGGATCACATCGTCTCGCAGTCTGGACCGGCGACGGCGCCTCGGCGGAGGCGCCTTCCGCCGCAGGCCTACATCGACGGGATTCTGGCAGGCGACCGGGTGATGCTGGCGCGGGCGATCACGGTGATCGAGTCCGAGCTGGCGGCGGACATGGACCTGGCGCAGGAGATCCTGGAGGCGGTGCTGCCGCGGACGGGCAACTCGCGGCGGGTGGGGATCACGGGCGTGCCCGGGGCGGGCAAGTCGACGCTGATCGACGCGCTGGGCATGCATCTGGTGGAAGAGCGGGACGAGAAGACGGCGGTGCTGTCGGTGGATCCGTCGAGCCCGCTGTCGGGCGGCTCGATCCTTGGCGACAAGACGCGGATGGAGCGGCTGTCGCAGCATCCGATGGCGTTCATCCGGCCTTCGCCGTCGCGCGGGCATCTGGGGGGCGTGGCGCGGCGGACGCGCGAGACGATGCTGCTGTGCGAGGCGGCGGGTTTCCGCAACATTCTGGTGGAGACGGTGGGGGTGGGGCAGTCGGAGACGGCCGTGCGGTCGATGACGGACTTTTTCCTGCTGGTGCTGGTGCCGGGAGCGGGGGACGAACTGCAGGGGATCAAGAGGGGCATCATGGAGATGGTGGACGCGATCGCCATCAACAAGGCCGACGGAGACAACCGGCCGCGGGCGGAGCAGGCGCGGGCGGAGTATGCGGCGGCGCTGCATCTGTTTCCGCCGGCGCCGGGCGGATGGACGCCTCGTGCGCTGACGTGTTCGGCGCTGACCGGGGAGAACATCCGGGCTCTGTGGGAGCTGGTGCTGGAGCACCGCGCGCTGACGAAAGCGAACGGCTATTTTCTCGAGCGGCGGCGGCAGCAGGCGCTGGACTGGATGCAGGAGCTGGTGCACGACGGCCTGATGGAGATGTTCGAGCGCGATCCGCGGGTGGCGGCGCGGCTGCCGGTGCTGCGCGAAGAAGTCCGGCGCGGCCACATCAGCAGTTTTGCGGCGGCGCGGCAGCTGCTGAGTCTTTTCGGTTCATCGAAGGAGTAA
- the mcm3 gene encoding methylmalonyl-CoA mutase — translation MRPDFSKMDWMPESAGAMECPAAAGWMTNEQIPVKACYTAADLERLEHLDYAAGLPPYLRGPYSTMYVLRPWTIRQYAGFSTAEESNAFYRRNLAAGQKGLSVAFDLATHRGYDSDHERVTGDVGKAGVAIDTVEDMKILFDQIPLDEMSVSMTMNGAVLPVMAFYIVAAEEQGVGPEKLSGTIQNDILKEFMVRNTYIYPPGPSMKIIGDIFRYCAEKMPKFNCISISGYHMQEAGATADLELAYTLADGLEYLRTGIQAGLSIDDFAPRLSFFWAVGMNHFMEIAKMRAARVLWAKIVKQFQPKNPKSMALRTHSQTSGWSLTAQDVFNNVIRTCIEAMAAAMGHTQSLHTNALDEALALPTDFSARIARNTQIYLQEETGICRVVDPWGGSYYVESLTHELMHKAWALIQEVEALGGMAKAIETGLPKMRIEEAAARRQARIDSGKEVIVGVNRYRYEQDEPIQVLEVDNRAVREKQIRRIREVKARRDETAVRQALEALTRCAETGEGNLLDLSVQAARARATLGEISYALEKVYGRYQPVSRTISGVYSTEALSDPEFQKAKQMVEDFARAEGRRPRILIAKMGQDGHDRGAKVVATAFADIGFDVDVGPLFATPKEVARMAVENDVHAVGVSSLAGGHKTLVPELIEELRKLGREDIVVFVGGVIPPQDYDELRKAGAIDVFGPGTVIPVCAQKVLAALAA, via the coding sequence ATGCGTCCGGATTTCTCGAAGATGGACTGGATGCCGGAGAGCGCGGGCGCGATGGAGTGCCCGGCAGCGGCAGGCTGGATGACGAACGAGCAGATCCCGGTGAAGGCGTGCTACACGGCCGCGGATCTTGAGCGGCTGGAGCATCTCGATTACGCCGCGGGCCTGCCGCCGTATCTGCGCGGGCCGTACTCGACCATGTACGTGCTGCGGCCGTGGACGATCCGGCAGTACGCGGGCTTCTCGACAGCGGAAGAGTCGAATGCGTTCTACCGGCGCAATCTGGCGGCCGGACAGAAGGGCCTTTCGGTGGCGTTCGACCTGGCGACGCACCGCGGCTACGACTCCGACCACGAGCGCGTGACGGGCGACGTGGGCAAGGCGGGCGTGGCGATCGACACGGTGGAGGACATGAAGATCCTCTTCGACCAGATTCCGCTGGACGAGATGTCGGTGTCGATGACGATGAACGGCGCGGTGCTGCCGGTGATGGCGTTCTACATCGTGGCGGCTGAAGAGCAGGGCGTGGGCCCGGAGAAGCTGAGCGGCACGATCCAGAACGACATTCTCAAGGAGTTCATGGTCCGCAACACGTACATCTATCCGCCGGGACCGTCGATGAAGATCATCGGCGACATCTTCCGCTACTGCGCGGAGAAGATGCCGAAATTCAACTGCATTTCGATCTCCGGCTACCACATGCAGGAGGCGGGAGCGACAGCGGACCTGGAGCTGGCCTACACGCTGGCTGACGGGCTCGAATATCTGCGGACGGGCATCCAGGCGGGGCTGTCGATCGACGATTTCGCGCCGCGGCTGTCGTTCTTCTGGGCTGTCGGGATGAACCACTTCATGGAGATCGCCAAGATGCGCGCGGCGCGCGTGCTGTGGGCGAAGATCGTGAAGCAGTTCCAGCCGAAGAACCCGAAGTCGATGGCGCTGCGCACGCACTCGCAGACTTCCGGGTGGTCGCTGACGGCGCAGGACGTGTTCAACAACGTGATCCGCACCTGCATCGAGGCGATGGCGGCGGCGATGGGTCATACGCAGTCGCTCCACACGAACGCGCTGGACGAGGCGCTGGCGCTGCCGACGGACTTCAGCGCGCGGATCGCGCGCAACACGCAGATCTATCTGCAGGAAGAGACGGGCATCTGCCGCGTTGTGGATCCGTGGGGCGGCAGCTACTATGTCGAGAGCCTGACGCACGAGCTGATGCACAAGGCGTGGGCGCTGATCCAGGAGGTGGAAGCGCTGGGCGGCATGGCGAAGGCGATCGAGACCGGGCTGCCGAAGATGCGCATTGAAGAAGCCGCGGCGCGGCGGCAGGCGCGGATCGACTCCGGCAAGGAAGTGATCGTGGGCGTCAACCGCTACCGCTACGAGCAGGACGAACCGATCCAGGTGCTCGAGGTGGACAACCGCGCGGTGCGCGAGAAACAGATCCGGCGGATCCGGGAGGTGAAGGCGCGGCGCGATGAGACGGCGGTGCGGCAGGCGCTGGAGGCGCTGACGCGGTGCGCGGAGACGGGCGAGGGCAACCTGCTCGATCTCAGCGTGCAGGCGGCGCGGGCGCGCGCGACGCTGGGCGAGATCTCGTACGCGCTCGAGAAAGTGTACGGGCGGTACCAACCGGTCAGCCGGACGATTTCCGGGGTGTATTCGACCGAGGCGCTGTCGGATCCGGAGTTCCAGAAGGCGAAGCAGATGGTGGAAGACTTCGCGCGTGCGGAAGGGCGGAGGCCGCGCATCCTGATCGCCAAGATGGGGCAGGACGGGCACGACCGCGGGGCGAAGGTGGTGGCGACGGCATTCGCCGATATCGGGTTCGACGTGGACGTCGGGCCGCTGTTCGCGACGCCGAAGGAAGTGGCGCGGATGGCGGTGGAGAACGATGTGCACGCGGTAGGCGTGTCGTCGCTGGCCGGCGGGCACAAGACGCTGGTGCCGGAGCTGATCGAAGAGCTGAGGAAGCTGGGCCGGGAGGACATCGTGGTCTTCGTGGGCGGCGTGATTCCGCCGCAGGACTACGATGAGCTGCGCAAGGCCGGAGCGATTGATGTGTTCGGGCCGGGCACGGTGATCCCGGTGTGCGCGCAGAAGGTGCTGGCGGCGCTGGCGGCGTGA
- a CDS encoding methylmalonyl-CoA epimerase, whose product MFEELKSAGFEFVDHVAIAVPQGQLDAQVEKYKALGFTELHREEVHGKHMVREVLLRIGEGPNLIQLLEPLSPESPVAKQIEKNGGRGGFAHLAFRVKDIHAAYAFMKEKGFNLTQEPGPGSRGTMIFFVHPKDFSYLIEVVQETESHA is encoded by the coding sequence ATGTTTGAAGAGCTGAAGAGCGCGGGATTCGAATTTGTCGACCATGTGGCCATCGCCGTGCCGCAGGGGCAGCTTGACGCCCAGGTGGAGAAGTACAAGGCGCTGGGCTTCACGGAGCTGCACCGCGAGGAGGTGCACGGAAAGCACATGGTGCGGGAGGTGCTGCTGAGGATCGGCGAAGGGCCGAACCTGATCCAGCTGCTGGAGCCGCTGTCGCCGGAGTCGCCGGTAGCGAAACAGATCGAGAAGAACGGCGGGCGCGGCGGCTTCGCGCATCTGGCGTTCCGCGTGAAGGACATCCACGCAGCGTACGCGTTCATGAAGGAAAAGGGCTTCAACCTGACGCAGGAGCCGGGTCCGGGCTCGCGGGGCACGATGATCTTCTTCGTGCACCCGAAGGATTTCTCGTATCTGATCGAGGTCGTGCAGGAGACGGAAAGCCATGCCTGA
- a CDS encoding acetyl-CoA carboxylase biotin carboxyl carrier protein subunit, translating to MKLKITIDGKTYEVDVEASEPEPPKPVLPPSYMIQPGAARVPAAPAPAAAPAGGEPVDEDKVCRSPINGIVVKVLAQPGQQIQPGDTLLVLEAMKMETNITAPMAGKVAKVNVNAGDSVQSGAVLVEFE from the coding sequence GTGAAACTGAAGATTACGATCGATGGAAAGACATACGAAGTGGACGTGGAAGCGTCCGAGCCGGAACCGCCCAAGCCGGTCCTGCCGCCGAGCTACATGATCCAGCCGGGCGCGGCGCGCGTGCCTGCGGCGCCGGCGCCGGCGGCGGCGCCCGCTGGCGGCGAGCCCGTGGACGAGGACAAGGTGTGCCGCAGCCCGATCAATGGCATCGTGGTGAAGGTGCTGGCGCAGCCCGGGCAGCAGATCCAGCCCGGCGACACGCTGCTGGTGCTGGAAGCGATGAAGATGGAGACCAACATCACGGCGCCGATGGCGGGCAAGGTGGCGAAGGTGAATGTCAACGCCGGCGATTCCGTGCAGTCGGGCGCCGTCCTGGTGGAATTCGAGTAA
- a CDS encoding methylmalonyl-CoA carboxyltransferase gives MSIKSMEQRIAELRKKRQHIYNGGGADKLEKHRASGKLTARERIEALVDPGSFMEMGCFAQHRATMFGMAGKDAPADGVVTGSAAIGGRLVHVASQDFTVLGGSAGELHSNKVADAMLQSLKTGSPFIFINDSGGARVQEGIDSLSGYGRVFYTNVMLSGAVPQISLICGPCAGGAAYSPALTDFIIQTRKAHMFITGPNVIKQVTGENVTMDELGGPDAHMVRSGVIHFIAEDDQQAILICQKLLSFLPSNNLEDPPEVPGNYHCDPDPELNEIVPVDGKKGYDVREVIFRIVDNADFLEVQAGHAPNLVIGFARIYGRTVGVIANQPSVQAGVLDIDASSKGARFVRFCNAFNIPLVTLVDVPGFLPGVAQEHNGIIRHGAKMLFAYSAATVPKITVVLRKAYGGAYLAMCAKDLGADRVYAWPTAEIAVMGAEGAAEIVFKKEIAEAEDQAKKRQEMIEKYREVFANPYVAAGRRLVDDIIEPAETRKYIAQSLEYLHTKRELRPGKKHGLIPL, from the coding sequence ATGTCGATCAAATCCATGGAACAGCGCATTGCGGAGCTCCGCAAGAAGCGCCAGCACATTTACAACGGCGGAGGCGCGGACAAGCTGGAAAAGCACCGCGCCTCGGGCAAGCTGACAGCCCGGGAGAGGATTGAAGCGCTGGTGGATCCGGGCTCGTTCATGGAAATGGGCTGTTTTGCCCAGCACCGCGCCACGATGTTCGGCATGGCGGGCAAGGACGCGCCGGCCGACGGCGTGGTGACGGGCTCGGCGGCGATCGGCGGGCGGCTGGTCCATGTGGCGAGCCAGGACTTCACGGTGCTGGGCGGATCGGCGGGCGAGCTGCACTCGAACAAGGTGGCTGACGCGATGCTGCAGTCGCTGAAGACGGGCTCGCCGTTCATCTTCATCAACGACTCGGGCGGGGCGCGCGTGCAGGAGGGCATCGACTCGCTGTCCGGCTACGGGCGCGTGTTCTACACGAACGTGATGCTGAGCGGCGCGGTGCCGCAGATTTCGCTGATCTGCGGGCCCTGCGCGGGCGGCGCGGCCTACTCGCCGGCGCTGACGGACTTCATCATCCAGACGCGCAAGGCGCACATGTTCATCACCGGGCCGAACGTGATCAAGCAGGTGACGGGCGAGAACGTGACGATGGACGAGCTGGGCGGGCCGGACGCGCACATGGTGCGGTCCGGCGTGATTCACTTCATCGCGGAGGACGACCAGCAGGCGATTCTGATCTGCCAGAAGCTGCTGTCGTTCCTGCCGTCGAACAATCTGGAAGATCCGCCGGAGGTGCCGGGCAACTACCACTGCGATCCGGATCCCGAGCTGAACGAGATCGTTCCGGTGGACGGCAAGAAGGGCTACGACGTGCGGGAGGTGATCTTCCGCATCGTGGACAACGCCGATTTCCTGGAAGTGCAGGCGGGCCATGCGCCGAACCTCGTGATCGGGTTCGCGCGGATTTACGGCCGGACGGTGGGCGTGATTGCGAACCAGCCGAGCGTGCAGGCGGGCGTGCTGGACATCGACGCGAGCTCGAAGGGCGCGCGGTTTGTGCGGTTCTGCAACGCGTTCAACATTCCGCTGGTGACGCTGGTGGACGTGCCGGGCTTCCTGCCGGGCGTGGCGCAGGAGCACAACGGCATCATCCGGCACGGGGCGAAGATGCTGTTCGCCTACTCGGCGGCGACGGTGCCCAAGATCACGGTGGTGCTGCGCAAGGCCTATGGAGGCGCGTATCTGGCGATGTGCGCGAAAGACCTGGGCGCGGACCGCGTCTATGCGTGGCCGACGGCGGAGATCGCGGTGATGGGCGCGGAAGGCGCGGCGGAGATCGTGTTCAAGAAGGAGATCGCGGAGGCCGAGGACCAGGCGAAAAAGCGGCAGGAGATGATCGAGAAATACCGCGAAGTGTTCGCCAATCCGTATGTGGCCGCGGGCCGGCGGCTGGTGGACGACATCATCGAGCCGGCGGAGACGCGGAAGTACATCGCGCAGTCGCTCGAGTATCTGCACACGAAGCGCGAGCTGCGGCCTGGAAAGAAGCACGGTCTGATTCCGCTGTGA